One Roseimaritima multifibrata DNA window includes the following coding sequences:
- a CDS encoding GntP family permease: MLGIFGIVLSLVLLMLLAYRGYNVLVLAPLMALLAVVLGQQGPLLATYTQIFMQSLGGYLIKYFPLFLLGSIFGKLMGDSGSARSISQFIVARLGQQQAILAVVLSCGILTYGGVSLFVVAFAVYPIAADVFRISGTPKRFIPAAIALGAFTFTMTALPGTPAIQNAIPMPFFGTTPFAAPVLGIIGGAIMLCGGTMWLNFRARRAIAAGESYREPAEELDDPQAGSQTPSFWVAILPILIVITGNFVFSKYLIPNWETPYLSEAKYGATELKSVLGIWSIICGLLLATATLIVLHWKRWTNLQVSINQGTKDSLLPIFNTASEVGYGTVIASLAGFIIVRDYVVNLSPGNPLVSEAIAVTTLAGITGSASGGLSIALETLGATYLQLGEQSGISPELLHRVASMSAGAFDTLPHNGAVITLLAITNLTHRTSYADIFMVAVLIPAIATITVIVVGSMFGSF, from the coding sequence ATGCTTGGCATTTTTGGAATTGTCCTGTCACTAGTCCTGCTGATGCTGCTGGCCTACCGAGGTTACAACGTGTTGGTGCTGGCCCCGCTGATGGCGCTGCTGGCTGTGGTTCTTGGGCAGCAAGGTCCCCTCTTGGCAACCTACACTCAGATATTCATGCAAAGCCTGGGCGGGTACCTGATCAAGTACTTCCCACTGTTCCTGCTGGGATCGATCTTCGGCAAGCTGATGGGAGATTCCGGATCAGCGCGGTCGATTTCGCAGTTCATTGTCGCTCGACTGGGGCAGCAACAAGCGATCCTGGCGGTCGTACTGTCATGCGGAATCCTGACCTACGGCGGCGTCTCTTTGTTTGTGGTTGCGTTCGCGGTCTATCCGATTGCCGCCGATGTGTTTCGGATATCAGGAACCCCCAAACGATTCATTCCCGCCGCGATCGCGTTGGGAGCCTTCACGTTTACGATGACCGCTTTGCCAGGCACACCGGCCATTCAAAATGCAATCCCGATGCCCTTCTTCGGCACGACTCCCTTTGCCGCTCCAGTGCTGGGAATCATCGGTGGGGCCATCATGCTGTGCGGCGGAACGATGTGGCTGAACTTCCGAGCGCGTCGAGCGATCGCTGCGGGTGAAAGTTATCGAGAACCGGCCGAAGAACTGGACGATCCGCAGGCAGGTTCACAAACGCCTTCCTTCTGGGTAGCGATCCTTCCAATCCTGATCGTGATCACGGGCAATTTTGTGTTCAGCAAATACCTGATTCCGAACTGGGAGACGCCGTATCTAAGCGAAGCTAAATACGGAGCCACGGAATTAAAATCGGTGCTGGGGATTTGGTCAATCATCTGTGGACTGTTGCTTGCGACGGCGACGTTGATCGTGCTGCACTGGAAGCGGTGGACCAACCTTCAGGTATCCATTAACCAGGGAACCAAAGATTCGCTGCTACCAATTTTCAATACCGCTTCCGAAGTCGGATACGGGACCGTGATTGCGTCGCTGGCGGGATTCATAATCGTCCGAGACTACGTGGTGAACCTATCACCGGGAAATCCTCTGGTGTCCGAGGCCATCGCCGTGACAACCTTGGCAGGGATCACAGGATCGGCCTCCGGCGGATTAAGCATCGCCTTGGAAACCCTGGGAGCGACCTACCTGCAACTGGGAGAACAGTCTGGAATCTCGCCGGAACTATTGCACCGAGTCGCCTCGATGTCCGCGGGGGCGTTCGACACGCTTCCACACAATGGAGCGGTGATTACGCTGCTGGCAATCACAAACCTAACACACCGAACATCCTACGCCGACATTTTCATGGTCGCGGTCCTAATCCCCGCGATCGCTACCATCACGGTCATCGTGGTTGGAAGCATGTTCGGTTCGTTCTAA
- the rbfA gene encoding 30S ribosome-binding factor RbfA — translation MTSRRLLKAAEAIREVVATSILTDIRDPRIQDVTVVRVKVSTDMREAKVFVSVMGDEAQEKLSLRGLQNSAGFLQAKIKDRIDSRYIPRLQFEIDRGSQSALEVGELLAKIRREREEEEAAKLAAAGLADGQDPAETDAISEESVAAEPSGSDDDTLENTTNTPVDGEAGDDDKVGD, via the coding sequence GTGACCAGTCGACGTTTATTAAAAGCCGCCGAAGCGATTCGTGAAGTGGTGGCTACCTCGATCCTTACCGACATTCGTGACCCTCGCATCCAAGATGTGACGGTGGTGCGTGTGAAGGTTAGTACCGACATGCGTGAAGCCAAAGTCTTTGTCAGTGTGATGGGGGATGAGGCTCAGGAAAAACTTTCGCTCCGAGGACTGCAAAACTCGGCGGGATTTCTGCAAGCGAAGATCAAGGACCGGATCGATAGCCGATATATCCCTCGGTTGCAGTTTGAAATCGATCGCGGGAGTCAGAGCGCGTTAGAGGTCGGTGAATTGCTTGCTAAAATTCGCCGTGAACGTGAGGAAGAGGAGGCCGCAAAATTGGCGGCAGCCGGTCTAGCCGACGGTCAAGATCCCGCGGAAACAGACGCCATCTCGGAAGAGAGCGTCGCAGCGGAGCCGTCTGGTAGCGACGATGACACCCTTGAAAATACAACGAACACTCCCGTCGACGGCGAAGCTGGCGACGATGACAAGGTTGGCGATTAG
- the infB gene encoding translation initiation factor IF-2, whose amino-acid sequence MPVRIYALAKDLKLDSKELVEICKKAGVTGKGSALASLDDDEVQRVEKYLEAGKQKKAAPAVSVAKGASAPIAPVRGGDVISDRGTANRVIGRRTTGAPSEPAAEPPQSAQADAPPATKPVEDLPAETAKPAEQPVAETTPAKTPAASEPAATSKAPPATPKEKPAASAPKAKPQQPEMSPGPLSPMRRDPVGHGGGGKIRVIGRGSRSSQSSRGEGDSGGAPRAPKRREPSIKINLAALPEAKPPAPKKSGSEPPAQQPEVRFTKDAIAGHKQGDAAGIDKVVSDEKKKPATRPGGLTEFAEKAKGRSPRVSEADEAAEKKRNAGMAGARPDRNRSRRPNNRRDLMEGGGGDFGRRRGGGRHGGGRRRKGVNTAAPRKEAVSLELPCSMRDFCEATGVPVAQVLRFMMGMGVMANINATIDQQTAELIAADMDLTIDLKAHETLEDELITSLEEAEDEEADLVTRAPIVTFLGHVDHGKTSLLDALIGINVVKGEAGGITQHIRAYTVEKDGRAVTFVDTPGHEAFTEMRARGANVTDIAVLVVAADDGIMPQTEEAISHAKAAGVPIVVALNKSDLEGVDPMRAMTQMTEHQLTPSEWGGDTEVVRTSATTGMGLDELLETLLTVADLHEYRANPSRKALGVCLEAEQQGDRGVIAKLVVQNGTLRVGDILVCGSSHGRVRAMTDTLTNAPLQEAGPSTPVNLTGLDIPPGAGDRFHVLSDITQAREIAASREHGSRTESLSGVTTKVSFETFQELLEQGRLGEQQEKTKLNVIIRSDVRGSLEAIDKELTKLENPEVEVRVLQRSVGGVTLADVTLASASDAVILAFNVIPDDAARSLADERGVEIRRYDVIYKLTDEIRLMIEGRLRPEKRNVELGRALVKQIFQISRIGTIAGCYVAQGSIQRGCRIRVNRDGRTIGDYPLDALRRGKEDIKEVPRGMECGIKLSGYNDVKQDDVLEAYKIEEVARTLD is encoded by the coding sequence GTGCCCGTACGCATTTACGCGCTCGCAAAAGACTTAAAGTTAGACAGCAAAGAGCTGGTCGAAATCTGTAAAAAAGCTGGTGTTACCGGCAAGGGTTCCGCACTGGCAAGCTTGGATGATGATGAAGTTCAGCGTGTTGAAAAATATCTAGAAGCCGGCAAACAGAAAAAAGCCGCTCCTGCCGTTTCAGTTGCAAAAGGAGCCTCTGCTCCGATTGCCCCGGTTCGTGGGGGTGACGTGATCTCTGATCGCGGTACTGCGAATCGGGTAATTGGACGTCGCACCACTGGGGCTCCAAGTGAGCCTGCAGCCGAACCGCCGCAGTCCGCTCAAGCAGATGCACCTCCGGCTACCAAGCCCGTCGAGGATCTGCCTGCTGAAACAGCCAAGCCTGCTGAACAGCCGGTTGCAGAGACAACACCTGCTAAGACGCCCGCGGCTAGCGAGCCCGCTGCGACGTCCAAAGCTCCTCCGGCAACTCCGAAGGAAAAGCCAGCAGCCTCTGCGCCGAAAGCGAAACCTCAGCAGCCTGAGATGAGCCCCGGTCCTCTTTCGCCGATGCGCCGTGACCCTGTTGGGCATGGTGGTGGCGGCAAGATTCGCGTCATCGGACGTGGCAGTCGTTCCAGTCAATCGAGTCGTGGTGAAGGCGATTCCGGCGGAGCCCCTCGAGCTCCGAAGCGACGGGAACCGTCGATCAAAATCAACTTGGCGGCCCTTCCCGAAGCGAAGCCGCCTGCACCGAAGAAAAGTGGTTCGGAGCCGCCGGCGCAGCAGCCGGAAGTTCGATTCACCAAAGATGCGATCGCCGGCCACAAGCAAGGTGACGCCGCTGGAATCGATAAAGTTGTCTCCGACGAAAAGAAGAAGCCTGCGACACGTCCTGGTGGTCTGACCGAATTTGCTGAGAAAGCAAAGGGTCGGTCGCCGCGAGTTAGCGAAGCGGACGAAGCGGCTGAAAAGAAACGCAATGCGGGTATGGCCGGGGCACGTCCTGACCGTAACCGAAGCCGACGCCCCAACAATCGCCGCGACCTGATGGAAGGTGGCGGAGGTGATTTCGGTCGACGCCGAGGTGGTGGACGGCACGGTGGTGGTAGACGCCGTAAAGGTGTCAACACCGCAGCTCCCCGAAAAGAGGCTGTTTCTTTGGAATTGCCATGCTCGATGCGAGATTTCTGCGAAGCGACTGGAGTCCCCGTGGCTCAAGTCCTCCGTTTCATGATGGGAATGGGCGTGATGGCAAACATCAACGCCACGATCGATCAGCAAACGGCAGAATTGATTGCAGCCGATATGGATTTGACAATCGATCTGAAAGCTCATGAGACGCTTGAAGACGAATTGATCACTTCGCTCGAAGAAGCCGAAGACGAAGAAGCGGATCTGGTTACACGAGCTCCGATTGTGACCTTCCTGGGTCACGTGGATCACGGCAAAACCAGCCTGCTGGATGCCTTGATCGGCATCAATGTTGTCAAAGGCGAAGCGGGCGGAATTACGCAGCACATTCGAGCCTACACGGTCGAAAAAGATGGCCGCGCGGTCACCTTTGTCGATACGCCGGGTCACGAAGCGTTTACCGAAATGCGTGCTCGTGGTGCGAACGTCACCGACATCGCGGTTTTGGTTGTGGCAGCCGACGACGGAATTATGCCGCAAACCGAAGAAGCGATCAGCCACGCAAAAGCGGCTGGTGTGCCAATCGTCGTTGCATTGAATAAATCGGACCTCGAAGGTGTCGATCCAATGCGGGCGATGACCCAGATGACCGAACATCAGCTGACTCCCAGTGAATGGGGTGGCGATACCGAAGTTGTGCGGACCAGTGCCACGACCGGCATGGGGTTGGATGAACTTCTGGAAACGTTGCTGACCGTCGCTGATTTGCATGAATACCGTGCGAATCCATCGCGTAAAGCACTGGGGGTTTGTTTGGAAGCCGAACAGCAAGGGGATCGCGGTGTGATCGCCAAGTTGGTCGTCCAGAACGGTACCCTGCGAGTTGGCGATATCCTGGTTTGCGGTTCCTCACACGGACGTGTGCGGGCCATGACCGATACGCTCACCAATGCTCCGTTACAAGAAGCTGGGCCAAGTACGCCTGTGAATCTGACCGGGCTGGATATACCTCCGGGTGCCGGCGATCGATTCCACGTCCTCAGCGATATCACGCAGGCTCGCGAAATCGCAGCATCGCGTGAACATGGCAGCCGAACGGAAAGCCTGTCCGGCGTCACCACCAAGGTTTCCTTCGAAACGTTCCAGGAATTGCTGGAACAGGGACGACTGGGCGAACAGCAAGAAAAGACCAAGCTGAACGTTATCATTCGCTCCGATGTTCGTGGCTCCTTGGAAGCTATCGACAAAGAACTAACCAAGCTGGAAAACCCTGAAGTCGAAGTGCGGGTTCTGCAGCGAAGTGTTGGTGGGGTTACCTTGGCCGACGTTACGCTCGCGTCCGCGTCCGATGCGGTGATCCTTGCCTTTAATGTGATTCCAGACGACGCCGCCCGCTCATTGGCGGATGAACGCGGAGTTGAAATTCGACGTTATGACGTGATCTATAAATTGACCGACGAAATTCGGTTGATGATCGAAGGACGCTTGCGGCCAGAAAAACGAAACGTTGAACTTGGACGGGCTCTGGTTAAGCAGATCTTCCAAATCAGCCGAATCGGCACGATTGCCGGTTGTTATGTCGCTCAAGGATCGATCCAGCGTGGTTGCCGAATTCGAGTCAACCGCGATGGCCGAACCATCGGTGATTATCCTTTGGATGCACTGCGGCGTGGTAAGGAAGACATCAAAGAGGTCCCGCGTGGAATGGAGTGCGGTATCAAACTGTCAGGTTACAACGACGTCAAACAGGACGATGTTTTGGAAGCCTACAAAATCGAAGAAGTCGCTCGGACTTTGGATTGA
- the nusA gene encoding transcription termination factor NusA: MNPQDILRYVDSLHREKNIDKEIVFSAIESALQTAAKRQYGEDSDIVVRLDRQSGKIQAVLDGEAVGEDQIGRIGAQTAKQVIIQKVKEAERDSLMLEYRELIGQIVSGTIGRADGGVATVNLGNVEAILPRSEQIPGESLHANERVRAVVFEVRAAGNRVRVVLSRTRPQLVQRLFEQEIPELSDGTIEIKSVSREPGYRSKVAVASMDNQVDPIAVCVGFRGSRIKAVREELAGEHIDVIRYSDDPLVLVPNALQPAEVEQVLLCDMIGRAIVLVQEDQLSLAIGRRGQNVRLASKLCGWDIEIMTGGELEEQISRAVSGFLELEGVTEELAGALVEQGYLSYDDLSVIEPDALVEMSGLTEADVDRIVEQAEARAEDAEVAAAEERRTRRDNEKKQVESSEPAAVAAEVPAEAATEVPAEAAAEVPAEAATEVPAEAPDSEQAVAEDGSTDQNLEAAGKPAVEEQTSESEAASGDEDSDEAAQTSQQSS, encoded by the coding sequence ATGAATCCCCAAGATATTCTTCGTTACGTCGACTCGCTCCATCGCGAAAAGAACATAGATAAAGAAATCGTGTTCTCCGCGATTGAGTCTGCGCTGCAGACTGCGGCCAAGCGGCAGTACGGCGAAGACTCGGACATTGTTGTCCGCCTGGATCGTCAGTCCGGAAAGATCCAAGCGGTCTTGGACGGCGAAGCAGTCGGTGAAGATCAAATTGGCCGAATTGGTGCCCAGACTGCCAAGCAAGTCATCATTCAAAAAGTCAAAGAGGCCGAGCGAGACTCCCTGATGTTGGAGTATCGCGAACTGATCGGTCAGATCGTGAGCGGCACGATTGGTCGAGCCGATGGCGGTGTTGCGACGGTGAATCTTGGGAATGTCGAGGCCATTTTGCCTCGTAGTGAACAGATTCCTGGCGAATCGCTGCACGCCAACGAGCGGGTTCGAGCGGTTGTGTTTGAGGTTCGGGCCGCGGGCAACCGGGTTCGCGTTGTCCTCAGCCGAACGCGTCCGCAATTGGTGCAGCGGTTGTTTGAACAAGAGATCCCTGAGCTTTCCGATGGCACGATTGAAATCAAATCGGTCAGTCGTGAGCCTGGTTATCGCAGTAAAGTTGCGGTTGCCAGTATGGATAATCAGGTCGATCCTATCGCCGTTTGTGTCGGTTTTCGCGGCAGTCGAATCAAGGCGGTTCGTGAAGAGCTGGCCGGTGAACATATCGATGTGATTCGCTATAGCGATGATCCTCTGGTTTTGGTTCCCAATGCGTTGCAGCCCGCTGAAGTCGAACAGGTCCTGCTTTGTGATATGATCGGGCGAGCCATTGTGTTGGTTCAGGAAGATCAGTTATCGCTAGCGATTGGGCGACGAGGACAGAATGTCCGTCTGGCCAGTAAACTGTGTGGCTGGGACATCGAAATCATGACCGGCGGCGAACTGGAGGAACAGATCAGTCGCGCTGTCTCTGGTTTCTTGGAGCTGGAAGGTGTTACCGAAGAGCTCGCTGGAGCTTTGGTTGAGCAGGGGTATCTCTCCTATGACGACCTTTCGGTGATCGAACCGGATGCTCTGGTTGAAATGAGCGGCTTGACAGAAGCGGATGTCGACCGAATCGTTGAACAGGCGGAAGCTCGAGCCGAAGATGCCGAGGTTGCTGCCGCTGAAGAACGTCGAACCCGACGCGACAATGAAAAAAAACAAGTAGAGAGTAGTGAACCGGCTGCTGTTGCAGCAGAAGTTCCTGCGGAAGCAGCGACTGAGGTTCCTGCGGAAGCAGCGGCAGAAGTTCCTGCAGAAGCAGCGACTGAGGTTCCTGCAGAAGCTCCGGATTCGGAGCAAGCGGTTGCAGAAGATGGCTCTACGGATCAAAATTTGGAAGCGGCAGGGAAACCTGCTGTTGAAGAACAAACTTCGGAGTCCGAGGCAGCCTCTGGTGACGAAGATTCGGATGAAGCGGCTCAAACCAGTCAGCAAAGTAGTTGA
- a CDS encoding beta-ketoacyl-[acyl-carrier-protein] synthase family protein — translation MVQQKNTLPRVVITGLGVVSPLGNDPKRLYERLLQGESGISRLESIPTESLPIACGAEAKDFTGKIDNYGPLEKALQRTIRKGSKVMCREIEMGVAVAQLALTDAGLTAEIRDPHRTGVIYGCDYIMTLPEEFAAGVQKCLNEDGEFQFDQWGAKGKPEVNPLWLLKYLPNMPASHIAIYNNLQGPNNSITIREASAPAAIGEAFVTLQRGHADVILVGSTGSKVHPFRTMHACMQEELAADRDDPAKMSRPFDADRDGSVLGEGAGAMILETLEHAEARGANILGEVCGYGSSAVAGSVVADFQHQAILNVLRAACRDAPQVGHVHAHGLGTVSGDRQEAGAIAEFFEGATAPPVVAAKGNFGNLGAGGGMVEVITSLLAMQAGELFPAPNYQTPDADCPVSLCVERGVSAGDSFVSVNITPQGQAAGVRIAKLGAE, via the coding sequence ATGGTTCAGCAAAAGAATACTCTGCCTCGCGTAGTGATCACCGGTCTTGGCGTGGTTAGCCCGCTTGGAAATGATCCAAAACGACTCTATGAGCGGTTGCTTCAGGGGGAAAGCGGCATTTCACGTCTGGAAAGCATCCCGACCGAAAGCTTGCCCATCGCTTGCGGTGCCGAAGCAAAGGACTTTACTGGCAAAATCGACAATTATGGGCCGTTGGAGAAAGCCCTGCAGCGGACGATCCGCAAGGGCAGCAAGGTCATGTGCCGCGAGATCGAAATGGGGGTGGCGGTAGCCCAGTTGGCACTGACCGATGCCGGTCTGACGGCCGAAATCCGCGATCCGCATCGAACCGGAGTGATCTACGGTTGCGATTACATCATGACCCTTCCCGAAGAATTCGCCGCCGGGGTGCAGAAGTGCCTGAATGAGGATGGGGAATTTCAGTTTGATCAGTGGGGGGCCAAGGGAAAGCCCGAGGTGAATCCGCTGTGGCTGTTGAAGTACCTGCCCAACATGCCAGCCAGTCATATCGCGATTTATAACAATCTGCAGGGACCGAACAATTCGATCACCATCCGTGAAGCAAGTGCTCCGGCAGCCATCGGTGAAGCCTTTGTGACGCTGCAGCGGGGGCATGCGGATGTGATTCTGGTCGGTTCGACCGGTTCGAAGGTCCATCCTTTCCGGACAATGCATGCTTGCATGCAAGAGGAACTGGCGGCCGACCGCGATGATCCTGCTAAGATGAGCCGCCCGTTTGACGCCGATCGCGATGGGTCGGTGCTCGGGGAAGGGGCTGGGGCAATGATTTTGGAAACCCTGGAGCACGCCGAAGCGCGTGGGGCCAATATCTTGGGTGAAGTCTGCGGGTATGGAAGTAGTGCTGTGGCGGGGAGTGTGGTGGCGGATTTCCAGCACCAAGCCATCTTGAATGTGCTTCGAGCCGCTTGCCGCGATGCACCGCAGGTCGGGCATGTTCACGCTCACGGGCTGGGGACCGTTTCGGGCGATCGCCAGGAAGCGGGGGCAATTGCTGAATTCTTCGAGGGGGCAACGGCTCCTCCGGTGGTCGCTGCCAAAGGTAATTTTGGCAATTTAGGGGCCGGTGGGGGAATGGTCGAAGTAATCACTAGTTTGCTTGCCATGCAAGCTGGGGAGCTTTTCCCGGCTCCCAACTATCAAACTCCCGATGCCGACTGTCCGGTTTCGCTCTGCGTTGAACGGGGCGTTTCGGCAGGCGATAGTTTCGTGTCGGTCAACATCACCCCACAAGGGCAGGCCGCGGGCGTCCGAATCGCCAAACTGGGTGCTGAGTAG
- a CDS encoding porin, translating into MLAAALCTMHMGAAAADDYTNAYASAVVPASCTDGCDTDGCDIACGCSDSSCDGMCGGCSTGLGIGDLFGDCCLGDPYSVFGDYNGWSVGGWGQLGYHSQNGQNRFNNYADKIQMQQLWMYAEKVADGSCGLDIGGRIDFMYGTDANDTQAFGPNNDSWDQTWDNGPYGWALPQLYVEAAYGDLSVKAGHFYTAIGYEVVAAPDNFFYSHAYTMYNNEPFTHTGFLATYDVSSDLSVFGGYTFGWDSGYVDNGDNFLGGFTVGMSEDVSLTYATTIGRFGTNGALGAATSGVQEEGYMHSMVFDVALTEKTTWISQWDYINTHANNTDVNFRKGFALVNYLMYDINDCTAVGTRFEYFHRDPDTGVVGDDNVDVYDLTFGLNHRFNSNLIVRPELRWDWDKDGDFAINENNAASQTTFGMDAILTF; encoded by the coding sequence ATGCTTGCAGCTGCTTTGTGCACGATGCACATGGGCGCCGCTGCCGCTGATGACTATACCAACGCTTATGCGTCGGCCGTTGTACCTGCCTCTTGCACCGACGGTTGTGATACCGATGGCTGCGACATCGCCTGTGGTTGCTCCGATAGCAGCTGTGACGGGATGTGTGGAGGCTGCTCAACCGGACTGGGAATCGGAGATCTGTTCGGCGATTGTTGCCTGGGCGATCCCTACAGCGTCTTCGGCGATTACAACGGCTGGTCCGTTGGTGGCTGGGGACAGTTGGGCTATCACAGCCAGAACGGTCAGAATCGATTCAACAACTATGCTGACAAGATTCAGATGCAGCAGTTGTGGATGTATGCAGAGAAGGTAGCCGACGGTAGCTGCGGACTGGACATCGGGGGTCGCATTGACTTCATGTACGGTACCGACGCTAACGACACTCAGGCCTTTGGCCCTAACAACGACAGTTGGGATCAAACCTGGGACAACGGACCTTACGGCTGGGCACTGCCTCAGTTGTATGTTGAAGCAGCTTACGGAGATTTGTCGGTTAAAGCCGGTCACTTCTACACCGCTATCGGTTACGAAGTTGTTGCGGCTCCGGATAACTTCTTCTACAGCCACGCTTACACGATGTACAACAACGAGCCGTTTACCCACACCGGGTTCTTGGCAACGTACGATGTGTCGAGCGATTTGTCGGTCTTTGGTGGTTACACCTTCGGCTGGGACAGCGGTTACGTAGACAATGGTGACAACTTCCTCGGTGGTTTCACCGTTGGAATGTCGGAAGACGTGTCGTTGACCTACGCAACGACCATCGGTCGTTTCGGCACCAACGGTGCTCTGGGTGCAGCGACTTCCGGAGTCCAGGAAGAAGGCTACATGCACAGCATGGTATTCGATGTTGCTCTAACTGAGAAAACCACCTGGATTTCGCAGTGGGATTACATCAACACCCACGCAAACAATACGGATGTTAACTTCCGTAAAGGTTTCGCCTTGGTCAACTACTTGATGTATGACATCAATGACTGCACCGCGGTTGGAACTCGCTTTGAGTACTTCCACCGCGATCCAGACACCGGAGTTGTTGGTGACGACAACGTCGACGTCTACGATCTGACCTTCGGCTTGAACCACCGGTTCAACTCGAACTTGATCGTCCGTCCTGAACTTCGCTGGGACTGGGACAAAGATGGCGACTTCGCTATCAACGAGAACAATGCTGCATCGCAGACAACGTTCGGAATGGACGCTATCTTGACCTTCTAG
- a CDS encoding TIGR03000 domain-containing protein, which yields MKRIRMMVPATVLLAGLMSSPADAGWGVHRGGYGASSGGASSGYASYSVGSYGSSGGSYGSSGGSYGSSGGSYGSSGGSYGSSGGCSGGPGLLSRIHTAVHSHIAAKRARHIARRSHGSSGYSSHGSSGYSSYSSSGYASYNSSGQASYRRSYASHGSSGSSGSSGTVRYSVPSYSSNGSSGYASSGYSSSSYGYSVPQVQYESQSVGTPVYGDYSEGTVIESHPQGTVIEGGDAAPAVDAAPSPAPAKEAVKEAVPAEARIQQDAALITLAVAADARVTVNGHLTSSEGPIRQFMSRGLKEGFTYTYDIVVETVVDGAPQQQTQTLSLRAGDTERLVFSAPVSDKVETALVVLVPEDAQVVLAGNSTKATGEERVYRTKQLTKGQVWEGYEVTATIVRDGREVTQTQVLRLEAGSERKLVFDFDNEADLTLASR from the coding sequence GCTACGCTTCGTACAGCGTTGGATCTTACGGCAGCAGCGGCGGATCTTACGGCAGCAGCGGCGGATCTTATGGTAGCAGCGGCGGCTCTTATGGCAGCAGCGGCGGCTCCTACGGTAGCAGTGGCGGATGCTCGGGTGGTCCCGGTTTGCTTTCGCGGATCCATACCGCCGTTCACTCGCACATCGCAGCGAAACGGGCGCGTCACATCGCTCGTCGCAGCCACGGCAGCAGCGGCTATTCCAGTCATGGTAGCAGCGGGTACTCCAGCTATAGCAGCAGCGGATACGCTAGTTACAACAGCAGCGGACAAGCCAGCTATCGCCGTTCGTATGCAAGTCACGGCAGCAGTGGCAGCAGCGGCAGCAGCGGAACCGTTCGTTATTCGGTTCCTAGCTACAGCAGCAACGGTTCCAGCGGATACGCCTCTAGCGGGTATTCCTCCAGCAGCTACGGTTATTCTGTTCCACAGGTACAGTACGAATCGCAAAGCGTTGGTACTCCGGTATACGGCGATTACTCGGAAGGTACGGTCATCGAATCGCATCCACAGGGTACCGTCATTGAAGGCGGAGACGCTGCTCCAGCAGTCGACGCCGCACCATCACCGGCTCCTGCTAAGGAAGCCGTCAAAGAAGCGGTTCCAGCCGAAGCACGCATTCAGCAGGATGCAGCTTTGATCACTTTGGCAGTTGCCGCGGACGCTCGCGTAACCGTTAACGGTCATCTGACCAGCAGCGAAGGCCCAATCCGTCAGTTCATGTCACGTGGATTGAAGGAAGGATTCACCTACACCTATGACATCGTCGTCGAGACCGTGGTTGATGGTGCTCCTCAGCAGCAGACACAAACCTTGAGCCTGCGTGCTGGTGATACCGAGCGATTGGTCTTCAGCGCACCTGTCTCCGACAAGGTCGAAACCGCTTTGGTGGTTTTGGTTCCTGAAGACGCACAGGTCGTGTTGGCTGGCAATTCCACCAAAGCAACCGGCGAAGAACGTGTTTACCGGACCAAGCAGTTGACCAAGGGGCAGGTTTGGGAAGGTTATGAAGTGACTGCAACGATCGTCCGTGACGGCCGCGAAGTTACTCAAACGCAAGTTCTGCGTTTGGAAGCAGGAAGTGAACGCAAGTTGGTCTTCGATTTTGACAACGAAGCGGACCTCACTTTGGCATCCCGTTAA